In the genome of Thermanaerothrix sp., the window TCCCCTTGGGGGATCTGGACAGGATCTCCTCTGGCTCCGCGTCCCAAGGGAGTATCTCGCTGTAAACCTCAAGCTCCCTGACCCGGCGGGCTATCAACTGGGTATACTGGGATCCGCAGTCCAGCACCACCACCATGTCCTTGACTTCCATCGAAAACACGTCCTTCCTTTGGGGCTTAACTAAAAACTCCTCGTGGTCGGTAAAGTAAACACCGAAGAGTATGCCACACCTTTGGGATCAGGCCAAGGCATAAAAAAAGGAGGGGCGAAAGCCCCCCCTGCAGATCTAATGGGTCGACCTAGTCGTAGTCCTCCATGCCGCCGGGCATCTTGGGCATGTCCTTCTTCTCCGGCTTGTCCGCCACCAGCACCTCGGTGGTGAGCAGCATGGCAGCGATGGAGCCGGCGTTCTGGACGGCGCTCCTGGTGACCTTAACCGGGTCGATGATGCCGGACTCGATCATGTCCACGTACTCGCCGGTGGAGGCGTCCAGGCCCTGGCCCTTCTTGAGGCCCCGGACCTTCTCCACCACCACGTCGCCCTGCAGGCCAGCGTTGGTGGAGATGAGGTGCAGAGGCTCCGTGAGGGCCTTACGAACGATGGAAGCGCCGGTCTTCTCGTCACCCTCCAGCTTGGATATGAACTCGTCCAAGGCGTTGGCGCAGGACACGAGGGCCACGCCGCCTCCAGGAACGATGCCCTCCTCCACCGCCGCCCTGGTGGCGTTGAGGGCGTCCTCGATGCGGTGCTTGAGCTCCTTCTGCTCGGTCTCGGTGGCAGCGCCCACCTGGATGACCGCCACGCCGCCCACCAGCTTGGCAAGCCGCTCCTGGAGCTTCTCCTTGTCGTACTCGGAGGTGGAGTCCTCGAGCTCCTTGCGGATCTGGGCGGCCCTGTCCTTTATGGCCTTGGGATCCCCGGCGCCCTCCACGATGGTGGTCTCCTCCTTGGCCACCCGGACCTTCTTGGCCCTACCGAGCATGGAGATGTCGGCGTTCTCCAGCTTTATGCCCACTTCCTCGCTGATCACCTTGGCGCCGGTGACCACCGCGATGTCCTGAAGCATGGCCTTGCGCCGCTCGCCGAAGCCCGGAGCCTTAACGGCCACCACCTGCAGGATGCCACGCAGCTTGTTGACCACCAGGGTGGCCAGGGCCTCGCCCTCCACGTCCTCGGCGATTATGAGCAGGGGCTTGCCGGTCTGGACCACCTTCTCAAGCACCGGGAGCAGGTCCTTCACGTTGCTGATCTTGCCGTCGTGGACCATGATGTAGGCGTCCTCGAGGACCGCCTCCATCCTCTCGGGGTTGGTGATCATGTAGGGGCTCACGTAACCCTTGTCGAACTGCAGACCCTCCACCATCTCGAGGGTGGTGCCCACGGTCTGGCTGTCCTCCACGGTGATGACCCCGTCCTCGGTCACCTTGTCCATGGCCTCGGCGATGAGCTCGCCGATCCTCTTGTCGTTGGCGGAGATGGAGGCCACCTGGGCGATCTTGGCGTGCTCCTTCACGGGGATGGCCTGCTTCTTGAGCTCCTCAACCACCACGTCGACGGCCTTCTCGATGCCCCGGCGGAGCAACATGCCGTTGGCGCCGGCGGCCACGTTCTTGAGGCCCTCCCGGATCATGGCCCGGGCCAGCACCGTAGCGGTGGTGGTACCATCACCGGCCACGTCGTTGGTCTTGGAGGCCACCTCCTTGAGGAGCTGGGCCCCCATGTTCTCAAAGGGATCCTCCAACTCGATCTCCTTGGCTATGGTGACGCCGTCGTTGGTTATGGTGGGGGAGCCGAACTTCTTCTCCAACACCACGTTGCGCCCCTTGGGGCCCAGGGTCACGCCAACCGTGTCCGCCACCTTGTTAACACCGCGCTCAAGGGCCCTTCTGGCCTCTTCCTTGAAAAGCAGGATCTTCGGCATCGTGTTTTGCCCTCCTTGTAGTAGGGTGTGCTATGTTGCCTGGTTTACTTCTCCACTATGGCGAGCACGTCCCGCTCGCTGAGGATGAGGTACTCCTGGCCGTCGAACTTGACCTCGGTTCCGGAGTACTTGCTGTAGATCACCCGGTTGCCCACCTTAACCTCCATGGGAAGCCGCTGACCGTTGTCAAGCACCCTGCCGGTGCCCACCGCCACAACCTCGCCCTCCACGGGCTTCTCCTTGACGGTGTCGGGAAGCACTATGCCACCCTTGGTCATCTCCTCCTTCTCCACCGCCTTCACCACGAGACGGTCGCCTAGAGGCCTAAGCTGCATCTAAATCCCTCCTCCTTGGAGTTTGTTACCCGGATTCCGTGTTAGCACTCCTAGGAGCCGAGTGCTAACCTCACGGCTGAAAGTCTATTCAAAGTCCCCGTTTTCCTCAAGAACCGTTATCGCCAAATAAAACCGGATAGAGGCGAATAAACCCGCTCTATCCGGTCAAAACCGCTTTTTTTGATGTTTTTTGACTTACCGGGCCATCTCCCAAGAAGGATCCGCCCTTAGGGTAAGGTCGTCCCGGATGCCCCTCATAAAGGCCCACCACCCAGCGGCGGCTATCATGGCCCCGTTGTCGGTACAAAGATCCTTAGGGGGCAGGAAAACCCGGATCCCCCTGTTCGTGAGGCCCATAAGACGCCTCCTGAGCTCCGAGTTCGCCGCCACGCCGCCGGAGGCCGCCACGGTCCTCACCCCCGTAAGACGCACCGCCAGCTCCAGCTTCTCAAGCAGCGAGTCCACCGCCGCCCTCTGGAATGAAGCGCAAAGGTCCGGCACCGACAGGGACTCTCCTTCCTTTCGGACAAGCCACAACACCGCGGTCTTAAGGCCGCTGAAGCTGAACTCCACCTGGTCCGCCCCCCGCAATGGCACCGGCAGCTGATACCTCGCGGGATCCCCCTGCAAGGCAAGGCGGTCTATCACGGGGCCGCCGGGGTAGCCCAAACCCAACAGCTTCGCCACCTTGTCGTAGGCCTCCCCAACAGCGTCGTCCCTGGTGCCCCCAAGAAAACGGTAGTCCCCAAAGGAGCGCACCAGTTGGATCTCCGTGTGCCCCCCGGAGACTATAAGGCATAGAAACGGAGGCTCCAGGTCATGGTGGGCTATCACGTTTGCGAACACGTGACCCTCCATGTGGTTCACCCCTATTATGGGTACATCCCAACCATGGGACAGCCCCTTGGCGGCCATGAGGCCCACCAAGAGGGATCCCATAAGCCCCGGGCCCGCGGTGACCGCTATCAGGGACAGCTCCCTCATGGGATTAAAAACCCCCGCATCAGCAAGGCAGCGCCTCACCAGCCCAACCACAGCCTCCTGATGCCTTCGGCTGGCAAGCTCCGGCACCACGCCGCCGTGGGGGGCATGCTCCTCCACCTGGCTCATCACCAGCGAAGCTTTTATACGACGAGGGGCCTCCAGGACCGCAACCCCCGTGTCGTCACAGCTGCTCTCTATGCCAAGCACAAGGCCCCTTGGGACAGCGCTCATCGGCAGGTGCAACTCCCGCAGGTACCGCACTTGGAACCGCCGCAGGAGCAGGACTTGCGCCGCTCCCCCTTCTCATGTATCAACACCTTACACCGGCAGTGAGGGCAGGAAGCTATGTGCCCCTCGGTCTCAATCCTCCTGCCGCACTCCACGCAACGGTAAACGTGCAACCCCAACACCTCCTCGCCGCCTTTGCAATTGCAATCCGCGACCAAAGCCTCCAACCTCCATCCAACGTCACTTGGCAACCTTCATATCCACCAGGTCATCGCCGTAACCCACCTTAACCACAGAGCCTCTGCTTATCCTAGCCGGGGAAATCACCCCAAAAAAGCTCTCATCCCCAGAAGAGAGCTGGAACAGCATCCGGTCCTTTGGGGTCATAAGCAGGCCCTCGCTCAACCTCTCCCCCACCACAAGCTTGTCCACCTCCAGGTCAAAGGGCTTATGGGCCCTCACCGCCACCGCCACGAGGCTGTGCCCCTTGGGCACCGAGTCCAGCTTATGGGCCTGCTCCACAAGCCACTGTGGCGGGAACTGGGCGGACCTCAACGCATCCGCAAGCCTCTGATCCACCAACACGAACTCAACGGTGCAGCGGGCGCCGATCACCAAATCCCCCAGGACCTGGCCCTCAACATAGCACTTGGCGCTCTGTCCCTCTATGACCTTTGCCAGCTTCTCGTCCATACCCAAAGAAACACCCGGCAAAAGGGCCAATATCACCGCCGCCGCCACACCCCGGATGACCGATGAAAAGCAGGCTTTCAAGGACTTAAACACCGCCCCTCACCCTCCTTCCCCTAACCTTAAGCCACTTAAGCTCCTCCATACCCATCGCCGCCGCCACACCCAGGTAAACCCCAAGGGCCAAAAGGCCGCAAAGGGTAAACCAACAAAGCCGCCCCACCAAGGCGCCGTGGTAAGGATAACCCCATACGCTGGAGTATCCCGCCAGGGCCGCGCCCATGGCCGCCAAGGGAATACCCTGCCTTACGGCCCACCGGACCTCAAAAAGCCCAAGGGAAATTCCAAGATCCCTGGACACCATGGCCACGCCGGTTAAAGAGGCGACTAAAAACGCCAGGGACGTCCCAAGGGCAAGGCCGGAGTAAGAGAACCGGGCCATGAGAAGATACCCGAACAACAGGTTGCACAGCACAGTAA includes:
- the groL gene encoding chaperonin GroEL (60 kDa chaperone family; promotes refolding of misfolded polypeptides especially under stressful conditions; forms two stacked rings of heptamers to form a barrel-shaped 14mer; ends can be capped by GroES; misfolded proteins enter the barrel where they are refolded when GroES binds), whose translation is MPKILLFKEEARRALERGVNKVADTVGVTLGPKGRNVVLEKKFGSPTITNDGVTIAKEIELEDPFENMGAQLLKEVASKTNDVAGDGTTTATVLARAMIREGLKNVAAGANGMLLRRGIEKAVDVVVEELKKQAIPVKEHAKIAQVASISANDKRIGELIAEAMDKVTEDGVITVEDSQTVGTTLEMVEGLQFDKGYVSPYMITNPERMEAVLEDAYIMVHDGKISNVKDLLPVLEKVVQTGKPLLIIAEDVEGEALATLVVNKLRGILQVVAVKAPGFGERRKAMLQDIAVVTGAKVISEEVGIKLENADISMLGRAKKVRVAKEETTIVEGAGDPKAIKDRAAQIRKELEDSTSEYDKEKLQERLAKLVGGVAVIQVGAATETEQKELKHRIEDALNATRAAVEEGIVPGGGVALVSCANALDEFISKLEGDEKTGASIVRKALTEPLHLISTNAGLQGDVVVEKVRGLKKGQGLDASTGEYVDMIESGIIDPVKVTRSAVQNAGSIAAMLLTTEVLVADKPEKKDMPKMPGGMEDYD
- the groES gene encoding co-chaperone GroES, with product MQLRPLGDRLVVKAVEKEEMTKGGIVLPDTVKEKPVEGEVVAVGTGRVLDNGQRLPMEVKVGNRVIYSKYSGTEVKFDGQEYLILSERDVLAIVEK
- the tsaD gene encoding tRNA (adenosine(37)-N6)-threonylcarbamoyltransferase complex transferase subunit TsaD yields the protein MSAVPRGLVLGIESSCDDTGVAVLEAPRRIKASLVMSQVEEHAPHGGVVPELASRRHQEAVVGLVRRCLADAGVFNPMRELSLIAVTAGPGLMGSLLVGLMAAKGLSHGWDVPIIGVNHMEGHVFANVIAHHDLEPPFLCLIVSGGHTEIQLVRSFGDYRFLGGTRDDAVGEAYDKVAKLLGLGYPGGPVIDRLALQGDPARYQLPVPLRGADQVEFSFSGLKTAVLWLVRKEGESLSVPDLCASFQRAAVDSLLEKLELAVRLTGVRTVAASGGVAANSELRRRLMGLTNRGIRVFLPPKDLCTDNGAMIAAAGWWAFMRGIRDDLTLRADPSWEMAR